DNA sequence from the Streptomyces cinnabarinus genome:
ACGACCTGACCGTCTGCGCCGGAAGCGCCTGCTGCCCCATCCCCTTCACCGACCTCGCCCAGGAGAACCGCCATGCCGGCCCCTGCTGCTGACCCCCGCCCCCACCGCGCGCCCAAGGCCCTCGGCGGCCTGGCCGCCCTGGCCTGTGTGGCGTGCTGCGCGCTGCCCCTGCTGATCACGGCGGGCGTCGTCGGAGGCGGTGCCGGGGCGATGGTGGGCTGGCTGCCCGGCCTCGCCGTGGTCCTGGCCGTGCTCGCCGCCGGAACCTGGTGGCTCGGCCGACGCCTCCGCCCCTGCTCCTGCGCGCCCGAGACCGCGGGCGGACGTAGGTGCGGTTGCGAGCCGTCCGCGGAACCGCTGAGGATCACGCGGGTGGACCGCGGATAGGTAGACGCCCCCAGGGGAGACGACGTGTCGCGGCTGTCAGGGCGTACCGAGCGCCCGAGCGGTGCTGGACGCCTGCGCGGCGATGCCGGGGATGCTGGAGGTGATGTACGAACCGCCGCCGGTCAGGTCGCCGACCACGTGCACACGCGGGTCGGCGGGGATCAGGCCGCCGGAGGGGTGGAGTGTGGCCAGGCCGGTGCCGGCCAGGGACCGGACCAGTTGCCGGGCCGCGAGCGGAACGGCCTGCGCGGACGGGTTCACGGCGTTGACGACGGCATCCGCGGTGCGTTCGCTGTCACCGGCCCTCACCCGGAACCCACCGTTGACCGGCTCGACCGCGTGGACGCCGGACGTGATGTCGAGTTGGCCGGAGTCCAACAGCCGCATCAGGACTGCCGCGTTCACCGGAACCATGGGCGAGGCCACGCTGGTGGCCGTGCGGCGGTGGCTCCGCAGCCACGCTCGGTCGGATGCGGGCAACAGCCGCCAGGCGTACGGTCCGACGGTGTGTGCCGTCTGCTGGAGCACGCGTCGGCCGATCCGGGGGTCGTCGACGGCGTCGAGCTGCCGGCGGAGCCGCCGCACCGGGTCCTCGGTCTCCGTGTCCCGCAGTTCCGCCATGAGCTCGTCGAAATCCTCCGCCGCGTCCGCCAACTCCGCACGCAGCAGCCCCGTGAGGTCGTCGAGCGTGACAAACCCCCGTGCCTGGTGAAGCACCGCCACCCGGTCGGCGGTCACATGCCGCGGGCGCAGGTCGTGCGGGCGCTGCCAGACATAGGGCAGCACTCCGCTGCGGGACAGGAGCGTGATCCGGCCCCGGTGCCCGTGCGCGGCGAGGGACACGACGACGTCCACGGCGGTCAGACCGCTGCCGATGATCGCAACATCGGCCTCGGCCGGTATGCGGTCGAGTGTGCCGGCCATCGGGTAGGGGTCGCCGGTGAAGCCCGGGTGGCCGGCGAGACCGTACAGGTCGGGGGGTGTTCCTCCGCCCACGCACAGCGCCACGTGGGTGGCCTCGTGCTCCTCGCCGCCGTTCGTGCGCAGCACGAGACGGGCTCCGGGGCGGGCGACCCCGTCCACCCCGGCGGGCACGACGCGTACGAGCCAACCCCGCTCGCCCAGAGCCGCGATGGCCTTCTCGGCGGTGTGCACCAGGTAGTCGCCGTAGAGCGCACGCGGGACGAGCGGCCGGCCCAGGAGTTCGTCGACGTGCTCGGCGCCCCGCTCTCCCAGCCAGGCCGCGTAGTGGCCGAAGTCGCCGCTGCGGATCGACATCAGGGCCGGGGGCGAGTTCACCAGCACGGTGTCCAGGTCCGGGCCGTACGGCCGCCCCCGCCACAGGTGCGGGGACGGCTCGAAGACCGTGATCGTGCCGGTCTCGCCCCCGGCCGTGGTGACGCCGTCCGGGGCGGCCAGCGCGTCCAGCAGTCCGACCGCGGCCGAACCTCCTCCGACGATCGCGATGTCCATGATCTTCCTCGGTCTTCCTGTCCGGTGATCGTGTGTCATCGACCTTCGTCGAAGCCGCCCCGGATCCCCATCCCCCGCCTGGGGCGAACGGCCCGGAACGAACCCCCTCGATTGAGGGGTTGGCGCCGTGCGGAGGGGTCGGGCAGGCTGATCCACGGAGGGGATACGCATGACCGAACCGTGCCGGCCGCTGCTGTCGGCCGCCGAACAGGCCGCCGATGCCGCCGAGTTGTTCAGCCGGGCCTCGGCCGGGCTACGCCGGCTGGTGCCGTTCCACTCCGCCGTGTGGACGGCCGCCGACCCCGAGACCGGCCTGATCACGGCCCCGATGCTGGTCGAGAACCTCGGCTCCGGCGAGGGCTGTGCCACGTACTGGGAGAGCGAGCTGCTGGAGGAGAACGTCGTACCCTTCCGCGAGTTGGCCCGCGCGCCCGTGCCGGCGGCCGGGCTGCGCGCGGTCACCGACGGGCTGCCCGCCCGCAGTGCCCGCTTCCGGCGCCTGCTGCGCAGCCAGGGCGTGCACGACGAACTGCGCGCGGTACTGCGGATCGGCAGCCGGCCTTGGGGGCTGGTGAGCCTGTTCCGCACCACCGACGCCTTCCGTCCGGACGAGGTCGCGTTGCTCGCCGACCTGTCCGGACCGCTGGCCTCGCGGCTGCGCGGGTTCGCCAGACCGCCCAAGTCCGCACCCCAGCCGGACTCCCCCGCGCCCGGCCTGATCCTCTTCGACGAATCAGGCGAAGCCATGTCGGTCAACGACGAGGCACGTCAGCACCTCGCGTCGCTGCCGGAAGGGCCGTCCTTCCCCTCGCCGCTGGGGCTGGCGCTGCCGATCTGGGTGATCGGAACCGTCCTCCA
Encoded proteins:
- a CDS encoding helix-turn-helix domain-containing protein, which gives rise to MTEPCRPLLSAAEQAADAAELFSRASAGLRRLVPFHSAVWTAADPETGLITAPMLVENLGSGEGCATYWESELLEENVVPFRELARAPVPAAGLRAVTDGLPARSARFRRLLRSQGVHDELRAVLRIGSRPWGLVSLFRTTDAFRPDEVALLADLSGPLASRLRGFARPPKSAPQPDSPAPGLILFDESGEAMSVNDEARQHLASLPEGPSFPSPLGLALPIWVIGTVLQARAIADGRDHGNARMRIRTTEGRWLNCHASSLTGPAGRPGPVALVIEPATPTDLAVLVAEAYGLTSRELQITQLIARGMTTAEIATTLFISPHTVRDHLKTVFAKAHVSSRGELVARLFTEHYWPALPEPTQVQHPGGLPAQVRVPS
- a CDS encoding FAD/NAD(P)-binding protein, which gives rise to MDIAIVGGGSAAVGLLDALAAPDGVTTAGGETGTITVFEPSPHLWRGRPYGPDLDTVLVNSPPALMSIRSGDFGHYAAWLGERGAEHVDELLGRPLVPRALYGDYLVHTAEKAIAALGERGWLVRVVPAGVDGVARPGARLVLRTNGGEEHEATHVALCVGGGTPPDLYGLAGHPGFTGDPYPMAGTLDRIPAEADVAIIGSGLTAVDVVVSLAAHGHRGRITLLSRSGVLPYVWQRPHDLRPRHVTADRVAVLHQARGFVTLDDLTGLLRAELADAAEDFDELMAELRDTETEDPVRRLRRQLDAVDDPRIGRRVLQQTAHTVGPYAWRLLPASDRAWLRSHRRTATSVASPMVPVNAAVLMRLLDSGQLDITSGVHAVEPVNGGFRVRAGDSERTADAVVNAVNPSAQAVPLAARQLVRSLAGTGLATLHPSGGLIPADPRVHVVGDLTGGGSYITSSIPGIAAQASSTARALGTP